TCACTACCTGCGCACAATAATTACGAATTCATCTACACTAAAAAAGGAGGAATAATGATGGGTGAGAAAACGGAATATGAAGAAGGCGACAAGGCCCCCAATCCAGGCATGTACACAGAGGTAGGCGAAGCCCGAAGCTTCCATACTGAGATTTCGAATCCACAGCACATTAAAATGGAAAAAGGGGACACCTTCCCTGAGACCACCAACAAAAATCGAAAGTGGAAAAAGGTTGAAAAAGCACGGGTCCACTAATTCAAAAATATTTTAAAAATAAATGTGTATAAAAAGCCCGACATTACACATACTATACTCAGGCAGTACAAAAGAGAGGTGTGGTTCCGTTGGCCGTCGTAGACGAACACAATCACAGGAGATCTGATTCAGCATCTATTGTAAGCTGGGAAGAGTAGTGGGTTATTGCCTTAAAAAAGCATTAGCCTCAGCAACGCCTAAATCACTTTAGTCGCTATAAACAGAGAAATTCCAAACATCATTGATGTACTGCCTCCTGAAGAAGGACCCGAAAGGGCCCTTCTTTTTGCGTTATATATTATTTTGTATATCGGCAATTATAGACACAAAAAAACCTCCGTTACAGGAACGAAGGATTCATTAAATGTTATATATGCTGAAGTGGCGGAGAGGGTGGGATTCGAACCCACGCACGCTTTGACACGCCTAACTGATTTCGAGTCAGCCCCCTTGGGCCTCTTGGGTACCTCTCCGCAGCAAAAATAATTGTATCATGCAGACATGCCATTTGCAAGCTTAATTATTGTCTGTATTTTCCTCCGCAGAGCGCAGTACCTTCTTCATATTCTTCTCGAATTTAGCACGGGGAATCAGAACACTATGCTGACAGCCTGTACATTTAATTCGGATATCCATCCCCATGCGAATGATTTCCATCTCATTAGATCCACAAGGATGCTGCTTCTTCATTTGCACTATATCCCCAAGCTGAAAAACTTTACGTTCCACTATTCTTCCCCCTCTTCTCCTTCTTGTGTAGCTGCAATTTGCCGTCTTGATCCAGTGTTTGCCGACCCTGTAACTTCTAGTGCATGTTCTGTTTTCGCAAGATCTATTTCAGCCTTCGCCTCTGCCTCTGCTTTCTTACGTGCTTCTTCTTCAGCTTGAGCTAGTTCCAGCATGCTCTGTTTCTCTAATGCCTGCTTTATGTCGTTCTGAATTTGTCTTTCCGCTGCATCTCTTGCATTAGGAGCACAGCTGGCAGCTATACGAATCACATATTCCGAGGTACTCATGGACTGTATTCCGAGCACGTTAGGGTAAGCAAGCACATTGGAGTTACGTTCTTCTATTCCTTTTAGCGCCTCGCCAATTAATCCTAACGTAGCTTCCAAGCTTCGCTCCA
This genomic stretch from Paenibacillus sp. FSL H7-0737 harbors:
- a CDS encoding YjzC family protein — protein: MGEKTEYEEGDKAPNPGMYTEVGEARSFHTEISNPQHIKMEKGDTFPETTNKNRKWKKVEKARVH
- a CDS encoding DUF951 domain-containing protein produces the protein MERKVFQLGDIVQMKKQHPCGSNEMEIIRMGMDIRIKCTGCQHSVLIPRAKFEKNMKKVLRSAEENTDNN